The DNA region GTGAAGCAACATAAGGGTAAATTCAACCAGGAAGCATGTTGTAAAACCAAGCATcaccttgaggtggtgtattcCAATGCGTGTGGACCGATGTAAGTTGACTCGATTAGTGTCAATAGATATTTTGTCACATTCATTCgaagtaaccggttaccacttTGTTGTATTTTAATTATTGAAACAGTTGTAACCGATTACAGGTTTGGCGTAATCGCTTACAGACAATTAAGTTCAATTTTTTTAACGACTTTGATTACTTATGTCTTAATCTATTgcaattatatatatatatatatatatatatatatatatatatatatatatatatatatatatatatatatatatatatatatatatatatatatatatatataaaagggTAAATTCAACCAGGAAGCATGTTGTAAAACCAAGCATTaccttgaggtggtgtattcTAATGTGTGTGGACTGATATAAATTGACTCGATTAGTGTCAATAGATATTTTGTCACATTCATTTGAAGTAACCAGTTAACACTTTGTTGTATTTTAATTATTGAAACCGTTGTAACCGATTACAGGTTTGGTGTAATCACTTAACGACAATTAAGTTCAATTTTTCTAACAATTTTGATTACTTATGTCTTATTCTATtacaattatatatatatatatatatatatatatatatatatatatatatatatatacacatacATACCTTGGAGGTATCATCAATGAAAATAAGCTCAATATAAATTTTCACTCTCAATTATAATCTCTCTAATCTGCTCGCTCACTTTCTTCATCTTACATTCAATTACTCCATTTTCACTCACTTTATGGTTCCAAGTTCTAACCTAAAGTATaaccatttattttatttttaactTCAGAAAACATgttcatttaaaaaaaaaactataacCATTGACTTGAATATTTAAAAGATTTAAATCTTTTATAACTTGAATTTTTAAAAGATTTAAACCATTTATTTGACCAAGTTAATTATTGCATTTTGTCTTGAATGTTTGGAAAATTTTGTTCCGAACCCAATGAAGAAAATGATTGCTCTGTTACCTAAAACAATGAAGTCGTAATGTATCAAACTTATTGCATATTTATTATTTCCACAATTAAAAATGTTACTACCATTCTTTCTACTTCTCTCCAATTCACCTACGAATTTTCCTTTAAATACACACATTTGTGAAAAATACAACTTTCATTCTACAAGAACTCTCAACAACAATTACATTGTTCTTGTTCTTTTGAGCATTAACAACAATTACAATTCTTCCATCTTTGTCTCCATCATGTTCATATTCCGTTTGTTCATCATTTCATTTTTGTTTCTCGCATTAAGAGTTGATAAGGCTAATGCTCAACTATCTTATAAAAAAGTCAGAAACAAACTCTTATCTTACTCGGAAATATTTGTTGATCCATCCGGACATGGAAATTTTACCACCATTCAATCGGCAATCGATTCAATTCCGTCCAACAATAAACATTGGATGGCCATTAGGGTTAAGGTCGGCACTTACAGGTACGGTTTTCTTTAATAATGAATCAGTTACTCGATAAATTTAAAGAACAATTTTTATGTTGTAACTGACAGTGAATATTAATTGTGTTCGTACTCATTATACTACATAATATTATTTagaatttttaaaatttttaattattaaatatatttttgtatttatttCAGAGAAAAAGTAGTTATTCCAGAAGATAAACCTTATATCTTATTGAAAGGATCAGGAAAGCGTAAAACTTTGGTTGAATGGAATGACCATTCAGACTTGAGAATTCCTACATTTTCATCATTGGCTGACAATATTGTTGTCAAAGCTATAAGTTTTAGGGTAAGAACTAATTTGACGAAATTTCTAttaattatttttctttatttgaactttcatttttaaattaattaattttatatgGTTGCTGTGTATATATTcttattttctattatttttttaCCCAATTATTGCATTTTGTCTTCAATGTTTGGGGAAGTTCGTTCCCAACCCAATATGAATTTTTTTTGTCTTGTTTAGtaagaaaaaaaaaacaatatttGTAGGTTAAAGTATACTTTCAACGAAATTTGAAGCTTTTTATATGAATTTATCCTAAAGATGAAcattattattttaaataaaatttaataatatattatagtattttttatttaaaatgataaatgtttatttaattttcttttttggaaaaaaaaagaAGATGAAGCCCAAAGAAATAAAATTATATAGCAATCAATTTAGGAATAAGGgtttttaattttaaaaaagcTTTGGAATTTTACTATAATACCTCTAAATCAATAAAgttaaaaaaaatcatttttttttcaaaaatttagATTTATATCCGCAACTTTGAAATTGTTGATACCTGTTGTGCATTCATAAGGAGGTAGTAAGTTAAAAGCAGTTAAGAGTTGTTAGTTGCTTAGTTGGCAAGTTAATTGAGTTAGTTACTAAGTTACTTGTTCAGCGTGTAACTCTTAAAACCTTGCTTTATCTTTATATAAGTACTAATTGGTACTTGATGAATGATAACACCCTTTTGATTTAACAAGTGGTATCATCATCCTGGTTCAGATCATTCCATTGACTACATTCTTACTAACTAAGTCATTGAAGCTTGAATTGTTTGTCAAATTAAGGGAGGGCTTAGGAATGATGACTCTAGCTAGTGTTACTTGACTTCCTTCTAGAAAAGTCAAAGTAAGGGATAGTTTATTGTAAAATCATAAGAAGAAGTTTGTTAAAAACAGTTAAAGGTTATTAGTTGTTAGGTTGCTTAGATGTCAAGTTAATTGAGTTAGTTACTAAATTACATGTTCTTGCTTTGTCTTTGTATAAGTACTAGTTAATACTTGATGAATGATAACGTGACTTTTGATCTCATAATATCTATCTGCAATTTTGAAATATCCGATAAAATCTAAAAATTTGTTTGTATTTTTTATCGTTAATATAAAGTTGATGGTatttatatgaattttttaaaaaacTCATAAAACTTTGGATATAcatcaaatattttaaataatttgataaaatttAATACTATCTCCGTTTCTTCTTTACATAAGAGACAATTTACTTTTTAGGTTTATTGAATAATCAATTTATCTAATCTATAAATCGATTaaatacattaattatttaataaatctAAATAAATTGTCTTTTATATAAAATAATAGAGGTAATATCAAATTTGTTGTATAAACTATAAGATTTTTTTGAACATGTGATTAGTGaaagaaataagaaaaatatttttaatattacGAAATATGTGGTGTCAATATAAACATTTTTAAAAATCCATACTAAATTGACCGAGAAAATATATGTCTCTAATTGATTTAGCTAAATAAAGAACAGATCTTAATGGCCAAAGCAAAATTCAATAAAACAACCACAACTGCTTATAAAGTTTAGACTTCGGTAACAATTCCTTGTTACAAATATTTCTTTATTTTTGAGTTACTGAATTaatgttttttcttttttttttactATAGCTAGTATATTTAGAAATGTTcaaattttaataatttttttactATATTTATTAATTTGTGTAATATTATTGAGTAATAATTTGGTTATAATGTGGAGCAGAACTCATACAACAATCCAATAAATAACAAACCTAAGTTACCTGCAATAGCTGCAAAGGTAAGTGGTGACAAAACTTATTTTTTCAGAGTTGGTTTTTATGGTTATCAAGACACTTTGTATGACTCCAAAGGAAGACATTACTACAAGCTTTGTACCATACAAGGAGCTGTAGACTTTATCTTTGGTGCAGGACAATCTTTGTTTGAGGTAactaatttaatttaatttattttccTTGTTAATGATTACACAAAATAATAGAACTCTGCCTAATCCACATTAAGTCTATTTGAGGATTCTTAAAGCTAGGTTCAAAATTTATCACAGTTACTCCTAGGGTTTTATAAAATATTTGTTATGGTTTAGACTTGTTTttaatattattcattttcaGTTTCGATTTAGtttattttccatttgttttgGTTCTAGAATTGTTTGTGCAACATGATTCAGTTCATTAAtcaaatataataatataataatagGATTATTTTAACTTCAGTTTGATTTAGCGGTTTGGTTCAGTTTCAAGGATGTTTTTTAAAAGTCCTCCTAATGATTCACATAATATATTAGAGTGGTGTTTTAATGTATGGTATTTTTGTTAATTGAATTTTGTAGAGGTGTTCCATAAGTGTTATTGGTGATGGTTATATAACAGCACAAGGTAGAGAAAGTCCAAATGATTCAAATGGATTTGTTGTCAAAGATTCACATGTGTTTGGAAATGCTACAACTTATTTGGGAAGAGCTTGGAGACAATATGCAAGAGTTTTATTTTACAATACTAACTTGACCAATGTTA from Lathyrus oleraceus cultivar Zhongwan6 chromosome 1, CAAS_Psat_ZW6_1.0, whole genome shotgun sequence includes:
- the LOC127128120 gene encoding probable pectinesterase 29 — protein: MFIFRLFIISFLFLALRVDKANAQLSYKKVRNKLLSYSEIFVDPSGHGNFTTIQSAIDSIPSNNKHWMAIRVKVGTYREKVVIPEDKPYILLKGSGKRKTLVEWNDHSDLRIPTFSSLADNIVVKAISFRNSYNNPINNKPKLPAIAAKVSGDKTYFFRVGFYGYQDTLYDSKGRHYYKLCTIQGAVDFIFGAGQSLFERCSISVIGDGYITAQGRESPNDSNGFVVKDSHVFGNATTYLGRAWRQYARVLFYNTNLTNVIQPLGWDSWSFSTHENLITFAEYGNFGPSAETSKRVGWVNKLDKASIENMASVNFIDHKKEWIYNHPH